Proteins from one Drosophila gunungcola strain Sukarami chromosome 3R, Dgunungcola_SK_2, whole genome shotgun sequence genomic window:
- the LOC128252960 gene encoding cell adhesion molecule Dscam2 isoform X2 — protein sequence MSLLEPPCLVLGKALLLGALLLLVLATPLLATSGLRVPTFLLEPAPRLLFGNDTGAQVSCTAHGSPPPLVSWVLRDGSLATQVPGLRKISGNGTLHFPPFLAQYYRTDVHEATYRCRASNEAGTVLSRNVQVQAVVRRQFHVHVENTEVYLGNSALIKCAIPEYVRPYVRVASWHRGEEILLPDLSDVAGRYVVLAASGDLYVRSVRAEDGLMKFSCLVTNTLNGERQRSDAVMLQVKELSKNLAPRTTQKPVLEIHVERGNDVHLPCNIQGNPFPIFTWYRVSDSAALYPIPSSQRVILSRTLLLIKNADERDAGKWICQASNQFGEQRIEIRLSVNSYVSVHILPQVQIVNSGGTANFNCTTTGSAIDAIDWLHNGKPLQANNALTTGRDNIRFLSKSSLLVQNVGRRDRGVYQCLVENQRASAQAMAELKLGDTVPELIYTFIEQNVRPGPLISLKCSASGSPPPQFAWQLDSQPIMDVSLHHRFAIGQFVDMSGDVISHLNISHVRPDDGGLYKCVASNSMGSVLHSARLNVYGPPYVRAIGPIKAVAGENIIVHCPFAGYPIEQIRWEKAHQELTTSNHYELASVADGGHLVIKNVEPGRDQGIYTCIVRSRAGEEARRDMQLNVNSPPVIEPFKFPKNLQEGGRAQITCAVSSGDMPIYFSWKKDDSSIPSSLQITEKKEEFYSLLVFKDISARHSGKYTCYASNAAAKVNYTAELQVRVAPRWSYEPMDTAIMLGNTISINCEAEGYPIPAITWFKGQGKGSKDFKPLSMRNHSLLLNLATDNDEGYYMCQATNEIGTGLKKTIRINVNEPARFEQSARNISSRRNDLVTLDCHAKGDEPITIGWTQNNGRIDLNNFRFSIAEMKTEKGVDSQLTIGQSDRHDSGVYRCIAENPYGRAEQIIFLAVQERPDTPSNLDLFEVGSRTVKLSWRRPFDGNSPVLSYLVQYQALKYLQSHGTSGAGGGDWNGQNVINVSLPSTSISRSYDSDLRESAIVAGLTPATTFLIRMQAINEIERSAYTEAIVLKTQEEAPTEAPSNVQVQTGGESELIVTWQIPPRESWNGELIGYTVNCSEEKQNINFISVVNSSLKSTIVSGWATTKATLRGLRKYTRYAVTIRAMNSFGSGPWSAAIFGTTAEGVPEAAPQNVNCTALSSQSLKISWMEPPLQFHGGIIQGYKILYRPIVHQIDFPAKLEIKRTSNLETYLHTLHKATNYSIRVLAYTATGDGLASHPLFCQTDDDVPDAPASIKAAALTADSILISWLKPKNRNGIISHYTVYMREAGRKGQAKTHMVRVDENGYPVIFEARSLAENQMYEFWVSASTSVGEGEPTSVIAQATNTRAPARIASFGQVVRKAVSTGLVLECLAVGNPTPRARWLTRDRPVTFSPFYEVTNEGNLKIHRVEGSLSGNYTCTANNLFGSDEIQYQVIAMKPPAAPQIIVQYASADSIRVSWDAPDDGGAPLQGYSISYHTADESWSNTELLPENNAFTISGLKCGNQYIIKMSAHNMVGSGVASEEINVWTKGKASQAPNGNELIATNATCVNLKLSSWHNGGCSIHHFSIEHRPLGDIRWTVVTSDISNAEENRENLIFCDFLPAKWYQLRISATNDAGKTTEHYHFSTTNIDGITIPPPSVFPSENDLMNNLINATNPTSGDWFATLIVVVIITVSIITIALTIKHRRTLCGPIAEGYESRTLPGDYKEDHENRRNQQVYSASPVKTVDKGNESEMYEISPYATFSVNGGRTGAPAKTPTRAVAAQTPLDYTMQFKTFGHPEGENLNATAYPLLPSSGFGHVKSKSSWHKQRYYNTEAGSQAGHSKKSNGGRSAKSSGACSGVAAGSESDTSISPSTEFSNMPTYRVPCKSSRSSDGRAVVDMFRPDSSTESNNDQGSPGPERRHNTPRHVLGMGMAMGLGGGGGGGGGGGSGCGSGGGGGGGGPGEKRNAGQRSRKHGSAAQQPSNQTLERRKCPGSSNSLDSEVDAETAASLAASIAAMAGAGLDLSGGFRPPAGFHDGREPGDQSDCEREQRALDLEVQRVMESTGDAQLAKMDREELTSLLARYHEKKEQERQEYTIHV from the exons ATGAGTTTATTAGAGCCTCCTTGTCTAGTCCTTGGAAAAG CGCTGCTTTTGGGagcgttgctgctgctggtcctGGCCACTCCCCTTCTGGCCACAAGCGGCTTACGGGTGCCAACATTCCTGCTGGAGCCTGCTCCCCGGCTGCTCTTCGGCAACGACACGGGCGCCCAGGTGAGCTGCACCGCCCACGGCAGTCCGCCGCCCCTCGTCTCATGGGTCCTGCGCGACGGATCGCTCGCCACCCAGGTGCCGGGCCTCAG GAAAATATCAGGCAACGGCACACTGCACTTCCCACCGTTTCTGGCGCAATATTATCGCACGGATGTGCACGAGGCCACCTACAGATGTCGGGCGAGCAACGAGGCGGGCACCGTCCTGAGTCGCAATGTTCAGGTGCAGGCAG TGGTGCGTCGTCAATTCCATGTGCACGTGGAGAACACTGAAGTCTATTTGGGAAATTCGGCGTTGATTAAGTGCGCCATACCGGAATATGTGCGTCCCTATGTGCGAGTGGCCAGTTGGCATCGGGGCGAGGAGATACTGCTGCCGGATCTGTCGGATGTCG CGGGTCGCTATGTGGTCCTGGCCGCCTCCGGGGATCTCTATGTGCGTTCCGTCCGCGCCGAAGACGGTCTGATGAAGTTCAGCTGCCTGGTGACAAATACTCTGAATGGCGAGCGGCAGCGCAGCGATGCGGTAATGCTGCAAGTTAAAG AGCTCAGCAAAAATCTGGCGCCACGCACTACCCAAAAACCGGTGTTGGAGATTCACGTGGAGCGTGGCAACGATGTTCATCTGCCGTGCAACATCCAGGGCAATCCATTCCCCATATTTAC CTGGTATCGCGTTTCCGACTCGGCAGCCCTCTATCCCATACCCTCGTCACAAAGAGTGATACTTTCGCGCACATTGCTGCTCATCAAAAATGCTGACGAACGCGATGCGGGCAAGTGG ATTTGCCAGGCCTCGAATCAGTTTGGGGAGCAGCGCATAGAGATTCGACTCAGTGTCAATTCGTATGTGTCCGTGCATATATTGCCGCAAGTTCAAATTGTCAATTCGGGCGGAACGGCAAATTTCAATTGTACGACAACGGGTTCAGCGATCGATGCCATCGACTGGCTGCACAACGGCAAACCGCTGCAGGCAAATAATGCACTCACCACCGGCAGGGATAA CATACGGTTCCTGTCGAAGAGCTCGCTGCTGGTGCAAAATGTCGGACGACGCGACCGCGGCGTCTATCAGTGTCTCGTGGAAAATCAACGCGCCAGTGCCCAAGCGATGGCTGAGTTGAAGTTGGGCG ACACTGTGCCGGAATTGATTTACACCTTCATTGAGCAGAACGTGCGTCCCGGGCCATTAATATCGCTCAAGTGCTCTGCCAGCGGCTCGCCGCCACCGCAA TTCGCCTGGCAGCTGGACTCGCAGCCCATCATGGACGTATCGCTGCATCATCGGTTTGCGATCGGGCAATTTGTCGATATGTCCGGCGATGTGATAAGCCATTTAAATATCTCGCACGTGCGACCCGACGACGGGGGTCTCTACAAGTGCGTGGCCAGCAACTCGATGGGCAGCGTTCTGCACTCGGCCAGGTTGAATGTTTACG GACCTCCGTATGTGAGAGCTATTGGACCGATTAAAGCCGTTGCCGGCGAGAATATAATTGTGCACTGTCCGTTCGCCGGTTATCCCATCGAGCAAATTAGATGGGAGAAGGCGCACCAGGAATTGACAACGA GCAACCACTACGAACTGGCTTCGGTGGCCGACGGGGGCCATTTGGTCATCAAGAATGTGGAGCCGGGTCGGGATCAAGGAATATACACGTGCATCGTGAGGAGTCGAGCGGGCGAGGAGGCTCGCAGGGACATGCAGCTGAATGTGAACA GTCCGCCCGTCATCGAGCCCTTCAAGTTCCCCAAGAACCTGCAGGAGGGCGGACGGGCCCAAATCACCTGTGCGGTCTCCTCCGGCGACATGCCCATCTACTTCAGCTGGAAGAAGGACGACAGCTCCATCCCGAGCAGTTTGCAG ATTACCGAGAAGAAGGAGGAGTTCTACTCGCTGCTGGTCTTCAAGGATATCAGTGCGAGGCACAGTGGCAAGTACACCTGCTATGCCAGCAACGCCGCTGCCAAGGTGAACTACACGGCTGAGCTGCAGGTGCGAG TGGCGCCCCGCTGGAGCTACGAGCCCATGGACACGGCCATTATGCTGGGCAACACAATATCGATAAATTGTGAGGCGGAAGGATATCCGATTCCAGCTATTACCTGGTTCAAAGGGCAGG GCAAAGGTTCAAAGGACTTCAAGCCTCTCAGTATGCGTAATCACTCTCTGCTTTTAAATCTGGCAACGGACAATGATGAGGGCTATTACATGTGTCAGGCCACCAATGAAATCGGGACAGGGCTTAAAAAGACAATTCGAATCAATGTAAATG AACCCGCGCGATTCGAGCAGTCCGCCCGGAATATCAGCTCTCGCCGTAACGATCTCGTGACCTTGGACTGTCATGCCAAGGGCGACGAACCCATCACCATTGGTTGGACTCAGAACAACGGGCGCATCGATCTGAATAACTTTCGGTTTAGCATAGCGGAGATGAAAACGGAGAAGGGTGTGGACTCGCAGCTCACTATTGGTCAGTCGGATCGCCACGATTCAGGGGTTTACCGATGCATAGCGGAGAATCCATATGGACGAGCGGAGCAGATCATTTTCTTGGCTGTTCAGGAGCGACCAGATACACCCTCCAATCTGGACCTCTTCGAAGTCGGTTCGCGTACAGTGAAGCTCAGCTGGCGGCGACCCTTCGACGGCAATTCACCGGTGCTCAGCTATCTGGTGCAGTATCAGGCACTGAAATACCTCCAATCCCATGGAACATCGGGTGCTGGAGGGGGGGACTGGAACGGACAGAATGTCATCAACGTCAGCCTGCCATCGACGAGCATTAGTCGCAG CTATGACAGCGACCTGCGGGAGAGCGCCATTGTGGCGGGTCTGACCCCAGCGACCACCTTCCTGATTCGCATGCAGGCCATCAACGAGATCGAGCGGAGCGCTTACACCGAGGCCATTGTGCTCAAGACCCAGGAGGAGGCGCCCACCGAGGCCCCGTCGAATGTGCAGGTGCAAACGGGCGGCGAAAGCGAACTGATTGTCACCTGGCAG ATACCGCCACGCGAGTCGTGGAACGGGGAGCTCATCGGCTACACTGTAAACTGCAGCGAGGAAAAGCAGAACATAAACTTCATCAGCGTGGTGAACAGCTCGCTTAAATCCACAATTGTGAGCGGCTGGGCGACGACAAAGGCGACTTTGAGGGGCCTTCGGAAATACACCCGCTATGCGGTCACAATCCGGGCGATGAACAGCTTTGGTTCCGGACCTTGGAGTGCGGCCATCTTCGGAACGACGGCCGAGGGAG TTCCCGAGGCAGCGCCGCAGAACGTCAACTGCACCGCCCTGTCGTCGCAGAGTCTGAAGATTTCGTGGATGGAGCCACCGCTTCAGTTCCACGGCGGCATCATACAGGgctataaaattttatatcgCCCGATTGTGCATCAAA TTGATTTCCCCGCAAAACTGGAGATCAAGCGCACCTCGAACCTGGAGACGTATCTGCACACTTTACACAAGGCCACCAACTACTCCATCCGAGTGCTGGCCTACACGGCCACTGGAGATGGCCTGGCCAGTCATCCGCTTTTCTGCCAGACGGACGACGACGTGCCCGATGCACCGGCGTCCATTAAGGCAGCGGCCCTGACGGCAGATTCGATTTTGATTTCCTGGCTCAAACCGAAAAATCGCAACGGGATCATTTCGCACTACACGGTTTACATGAGGGAGGCGGGCCGCAAGGGCCAGGCCAAAA CTCACATGGTGCGTGTCGACGAGAACGGGTATCCGGTGATATTCGAGGCACGCAGCCTGGCCGAGAATCAAATGTACGAATTCTGGGTCTCGGCGTCCACGTCCGTTGGCGAAGGTGAGCCCACATCTGTGATCGCCCAGGCCACCAATACGCGAG CTCCTGCCCGAATCGCATCATTTGGTCAGGTTGTGCGCAAGGCTGTGAGCACTGGTTTGGTGCTGGAGTGCCTGGCTGTTGGAAATCCCACGCCCCGCGCCCGCTGGCTGACCCGCGATCGCCCCGTTACCTTCAGTCCCTTCTACGAGGTGACCAACGAGGGAAACCTGAAGATTCACC GAGTCGAAGGCAGTCTGTCCGGAAATTATACGTGCACGGCGAACAATCTGTTCGGCAGTGACGAGATCCAGTACCAGGTGATTGCGATGAAGCCACCGGCCGCACCGCAAATCATCGTGCAGTACGCTTCCGCCGACAGCATTCGCGTGAGCTGGGATGCCCCCGACGATGGTGGTGCTCCGCTGCAGGGGTATTCCATATCGTACCACACGGCCGACGAGAGTTGGTCCAACACCGAGCTGCTGCCCGAAAATAATGCCTTCACGATCTCGGGGTTGAAGTGCGGAAATCagtatattataaaaatgtctGCACACAATATGGTCGGCTCCGGGGTGGCCAGTGAGGAAATTAATGTCTGGACCAAGGGCAAAG CCTCTCAGGCCCCAAATGGCAACGAACTAATTGCCACAAATGCGACGTGCGTGAATTTGAAGCTGTCATCGTGGCACAACGGCGGCTGCAGCATTCATCATTTCTCCATCGAGCATCGTCCACTGG GCGACATACGGTGGACAGTTGTCACATCGGATATTTCGAACGCCGAGGAAAACcgtgaaaatttaatattctgcGACTTTCTGCCGGCCAAGTGGTATCAGCTGCGAATCTCTGCCACCAATGATGCGGGAAAAACGACGGAGCATTATCATTTCAGCACGACGAACATCGATGGCATCACCATTCCACCACCATCGGTTTTCCCCTCGGAAAACGATTTGATGAACAATCTGATAAACGCAACAAATCCGACCAGCGGTGATTGGTTCGCGACGCTAAttgtcgtcgtcatcatcaccGTTTCCATCATAACGAT AGCCCTGACCATCAAGCACAGACGCACTTTGTGCGGTCCCATCGCCGAGGGCTACGAGTCCAGGACTTTGCCAGGCGATTACAAGGAGGACCATGAAAATCGGCGCAATCAGCAGGTGTACAGCGCCTCCCCTGTGAAGACAGTGGACAAGGGCAACGAGTCGG AAATGTACGAGATTTCGCCTTATGCCACGTTCAGCGTAAATGGCGGACGGACAGGAGCTCCGGCCAAGACTCCCACACGTGCTGTGGCGGCCCAAACGCCTCTTGATTATACCATGCAGTTCAAGACATTCGGGCATCCGGAAGGAGAGAACCTGAACGCCACGGCATATCCCCTGCTGCCCAGTTCAGGATTCGGTCATGTAAAGAGCAAGTCCAGCTGGCATAAGCAGCGTTACTACAACACTGAGG CCGGCTCGCAGGCGGGACACTCGAAGAAATCCAATGGAGGTCGGAGTGCCAAGAGCAGCGGCGCCTGCAGCGGAGTGGCGGCCGGTTCGGAATCCGATACGAGCATCAGTCCCAGCACCGAGTTCTCCAACATGCCCACCTACCGAGTGCCCTGCAAGTCATCGCGCAGCAGCGATGGTCGAGCGGTCGTAG ATATGTTTCGACCCGATTCGAGCACCGAGTCCAATAATGACCAGGGCTCGCCGGGGCCCGAGCGTCGCCACAACACCCCCCGCCACGTCCTTGGAATGGGCATGGCCATGGGCTTGGGCGGTGGCGGAGGagggggaggaggaggaggaagtggatgtggaagtgggggaggtggaggtggaggaggaccCGGCGAGAAGCGGAACGCCGGACAGCGCAGCCGGAAGCACGGAAGCGCGGCACAACAGCCCAGCAACCAAACGTTGGAGCGAAGAAAGTGCCCTGGTAGTAGCAACAG TTTAGACAGTGAGGTCGATGCCGAGACGGCGGCCTCCCTGGCCGCCTCCATAGCCGCGATGGCGGGGGCGGGGCTTGACCTGTCCGGCGGATTCCGACCGCCGGCGGGATTCCACGACGGGCGCGAGCCGGGCGACCAGAGCGATTGCGAGCGGGAGCAGCGGGCACTGGACCTGGAGGTGCAGCGCGTGATGGAGAGTACCGGGGACGCTCAGCTGGCCAAGATGGATCGCGAGGAGTTGACCTCACTGTTGGCAAG GTATCACGAGAAGAAGGAACAGGAGCGGCAAGAGTACACGATACACGTATAA